From Anopheles funestus chromosome 3RL, idAnoFuneDA-416_04, whole genome shotgun sequence, a single genomic window includes:
- the LOC125770570 gene encoding uncharacterized protein LOC125770570 isoform X1, whose product MRLLYSIVLFGGYLVGFYKAVVENTYIYDLSPNSPTIFNFAYMTQVCSGVLGTIICYASLLHTDRMKCVYVEGIQCSNTKINDRYYQFRNMQVPAKQCFIVPLSTGLLFVLSLCEAYAQYNKARYFAIVAILYPLWMFHVTILEFTTLVKSTECIVTKLNWMLDAFLDSLQRQSTPNVPATGEKKAVNKVYPVERRSYIAEHELISGERLTYMFVIHENVAKLAEFINRAYSLQIIAIVTVTFVNTLFGFFIETKLLFWNYEMLDLILRACRYAFECIPACLLIYNMLVVCAATHNEVMIDLRIYHPMSSILNYIICSFSNQLLCCTSFCSTRQTILSTIKLYSNVRKQSLFSCCIGKGSLYSMAAVCLNWTLPSSFRYSVLLHLI is encoded by the exons ATGCGTCTGCTGTACAGTATCGTCTTGTTCGGTGGCTATCTTGTCGGGTTCTACAAAGCAGTGGTGGAAAATACGTACATATACGACCTTAGTCCTAATAGCCCAACTATTTTTAACTTTG CATACATGACACAAGTCTGTTCTGGTGTACTGGGCACGATCATCTGTTACGCATCGTTGTTGCATACAGATCGTATGAAATGTGTCTACGTCGAAGGCATTCAGTGTAGCAACACGAAGATAAACGATCGGTACTATCAATTCCGTAACATGCAGGTGCCGGCGAAGCAATGCTTTATCGTGCCGCTATCAACCGGATTGCTCTTCGTGTTATCGCTCTGCGAAGCTTACGCACAGTACAA TAAAGCACGCTATTTCGCAATCGTCGCCATACTGTATCCCTTGTGGATGTTCCATGTGACGATTTTGGAATTTACAACACTGGTCAAATCAACGGAATGCATTGTAACGAAGCTAAACTG GATGCTGGACGCTTTTTTGGACAGCTTGCAAAGACAATCGACTCCGAATGTTCCGGCCACGGGTGAAAAGAAAGCTGTCAACAAAGTGTATCCAGTTGAACGGCGGTCGTACATTGCGGAACATGAGCTAATCAGTGGCGAACGGCTCACATACATGTTTGTCATTCACGAGAACGTAGCGAAGCTGGCAGAATTTATCAACCGTGCGTACTCGCTCCAGATCATTGCCATCGTGACGGTTACGTTCGTTAATACGCTGTTCGGATTCTTTATCGAAACGAAG cttttgttttggaacTATGAAATGTTAGATCTGATACTACGAGCATGCCGGTATGCGTTCGAGTGCATTCCTGCCTGTCTGCTGATCTACAATATGCTTGTTGTATGTGCTGCTACCCATAATGAGGTAATGATCGATTTACGCATTTACCACCCAATGTCTTCGATTTTGAATTATATTATTTGCAGCTTTTCAAATCAGCTTCTCTGCTGCACAAGCTTCTGCAGTACAAGGCAAACTATTTTATCGACGATCAAGCTCTATTCGAACGTTCGAAAGCAATCGCTCTTCAGCTGCTGCATAGGAAAAGGTTCGCTTTATTCGATGGCAGCGGTTTGTTTAAATTGGACTTTACCTTCATCTTTTCG gTATTCAGTGCTGCTACATCTTATCTGA
- the LOC125770570 gene encoding putative gustatory receptor 28a isoform X2 gives MRLLYSIVLFGGYLVGFYKAVVENTYIYDLSPNSPTIFNFAYMTQVCSGVLGTIICYASLLHTDRMKCVYVEGIQCSNTKINDRYYQFRNMQVPAKQCFIVPLSTGLLFVLSLCEAYAQYNKARYFAIVAILYPLWMFHVTILEFTTLVKSTECIVTKLNWMLDAFLDSLQRQSTPNVPATGEKKAVNKVYPVERRSYIAEHELISGERLTYMFVIHENVAKLAEFINRAYSLQIIAIVTVTFVNTLFGFFIETKLLFWNYEMLDLILRACRYAFECIPACLLIYNMLVVCAATHNELFKSASLLHKLLQYKANYFIDDQALFERSKAIALQLLHRKRFALFDGSGLFKLDFTFIFSVFSAATSYLIVLLQFDLSKDLERGMRM, from the exons ATGCGTCTGCTGTACAGTATCGTCTTGTTCGGTGGCTATCTTGTCGGGTTCTACAAAGCAGTGGTGGAAAATACGTACATATACGACCTTAGTCCTAATAGCCCAACTATTTTTAACTTTG CATACATGACACAAGTCTGTTCTGGTGTACTGGGCACGATCATCTGTTACGCATCGTTGTTGCATACAGATCGTATGAAATGTGTCTACGTCGAAGGCATTCAGTGTAGCAACACGAAGATAAACGATCGGTACTATCAATTCCGTAACATGCAGGTGCCGGCGAAGCAATGCTTTATCGTGCCGCTATCAACCGGATTGCTCTTCGTGTTATCGCTCTGCGAAGCTTACGCACAGTACAA TAAAGCACGCTATTTCGCAATCGTCGCCATACTGTATCCCTTGTGGATGTTCCATGTGACGATTTTGGAATTTACAACACTGGTCAAATCAACGGAATGCATTGTAACGAAGCTAAACTG GATGCTGGACGCTTTTTTGGACAGCTTGCAAAGACAATCGACTCCGAATGTTCCGGCCACGGGTGAAAAGAAAGCTGTCAACAAAGTGTATCCAGTTGAACGGCGGTCGTACATTGCGGAACATGAGCTAATCAGTGGCGAACGGCTCACATACATGTTTGTCATTCACGAGAACGTAGCGAAGCTGGCAGAATTTATCAACCGTGCGTACTCGCTCCAGATCATTGCCATCGTGACGGTTACGTTCGTTAATACGCTGTTCGGATTCTTTATCGAAACGAAG cttttgttttggaacTATGAAATGTTAGATCTGATACTACGAGCATGCCGGTATGCGTTCGAGTGCATTCCTGCCTGTCTGCTGATCTACAATATGCTTGTTGTATGTGCTGCTACCCATAATGAG CTTTTCAAATCAGCTTCTCTGCTGCACAAGCTTCTGCAGTACAAGGCAAACTATTTTATCGACGATCAAGCTCTATTCGAACGTTCGAAAGCAATCGCTCTTCAGCTGCTGCATAGGAAAAGGTTCGCTTTATTCGATGGCAGCGGTTTGTTTAAATTGGACTTTACCTTCATCTTTTCG gTATTCAGTGCTGCTACATCTTATCTGATTGTGTTGCTTCAGTTTGATTTATCCAAGGATCTGGAAAGGGGCATGAGAATGTGA
- the LOC125770570 gene encoding putative gustatory receptor 28a isoform X3 — translation MRLLYSIVLFGGYLVGFYKAVVENTYIYDLSPNSPTIFNFAYMTQVCSGVLGTIICYASLLHTDRMKCVYVEGIQCSNTKINDRYYQFRNMQVPAKQCFIVPLSTGLLFVLSLCEAYAQYNKARYFAIVAILYPLWMFHVTILEFTTLVKSTECIVTKLNWMLDAFLDSLQRQSTPNVPATGEKKAVNKVYPVERRSYIAEHELISGERLTYMFVIHENVAKLAEFINRAYSLQIIAIVTVTFVNTLFGFFIETKLLFWNYEMLDLILRACRYAFECIPACLLIYNMLVLFKSASLLHKLLQYKANYFIDDQALFERSKAIALQLLHRKRFALFDGSGLFKLDFTFIFSVFSAATSYLIVLLQFDLSKDLERGMRM, via the exons ATGCGTCTGCTGTACAGTATCGTCTTGTTCGGTGGCTATCTTGTCGGGTTCTACAAAGCAGTGGTGGAAAATACGTACATATACGACCTTAGTCCTAATAGCCCAACTATTTTTAACTTTG CATACATGACACAAGTCTGTTCTGGTGTACTGGGCACGATCATCTGTTACGCATCGTTGTTGCATACAGATCGTATGAAATGTGTCTACGTCGAAGGCATTCAGTGTAGCAACACGAAGATAAACGATCGGTACTATCAATTCCGTAACATGCAGGTGCCGGCGAAGCAATGCTTTATCGTGCCGCTATCAACCGGATTGCTCTTCGTGTTATCGCTCTGCGAAGCTTACGCACAGTACAA TAAAGCACGCTATTTCGCAATCGTCGCCATACTGTATCCCTTGTGGATGTTCCATGTGACGATTTTGGAATTTACAACACTGGTCAAATCAACGGAATGCATTGTAACGAAGCTAAACTG GATGCTGGACGCTTTTTTGGACAGCTTGCAAAGACAATCGACTCCGAATGTTCCGGCCACGGGTGAAAAGAAAGCTGTCAACAAAGTGTATCCAGTTGAACGGCGGTCGTACATTGCGGAACATGAGCTAATCAGTGGCGAACGGCTCACATACATGTTTGTCATTCACGAGAACGTAGCGAAGCTGGCAGAATTTATCAACCGTGCGTACTCGCTCCAGATCATTGCCATCGTGACGGTTACGTTCGTTAATACGCTGTTCGGATTCTTTATCGAAACGAAG cttttgttttggaacTATGAAATGTTAGATCTGATACTACGAGCATGCCGGTATGCGTTCGAGTGCATTCCTGCCTGTCTGCTGATCTACAATATGCTTGTT CTTTTCAAATCAGCTTCTCTGCTGCACAAGCTTCTGCAGTACAAGGCAAACTATTTTATCGACGATCAAGCTCTATTCGAACGTTCGAAAGCAATCGCTCTTCAGCTGCTGCATAGGAAAAGGTTCGCTTTATTCGATGGCAGCGGTTTGTTTAAATTGGACTTTACCTTCATCTTTTCG gTATTCAGTGCTGCTACATCTTATCTGATTGTGTTGCTTCAGTTTGATTTATCCAAGGATCTGGAAAGGGGCATGAGAATGTGA